From the genome of Aspergillus fumigatus Af293 chromosome 1, whole genome shotgun sequence, one region includes:
- a CDS encoding chitin synthase export chaperone: MGSTQFGNFNNLREQDFCRDSTLPVCNLFVAHNQPPNEAYDGCALTGIDLGNHRYLSNLGSILLAFISILVSLFLLWRSERKQAAVGRREMQLFLLGFIIIEICEIFTVGGFPLDSTVLKGFTAVHIAAITATCWILFLNALVGFQFLDDGTPVSVGLCVASALVFFIGTGYIALDTAFDWTGEFAMTPSDHYRNIALYVLYQLFPLVLLVAFFVLESVLVIRVLGEFRPMLYLSAAGLLFAIGQIFNYVISTHLCQASHGKINGALFETLFTLLSVVMVWIFWSSITEDDWPMPMAVGTGYN, translated from the exons ATGGGTTCTACACAATTTGGGAATTTCAAT AATCTTCGCGAACAGGACTTCTGCAGAGATTCGACCTTACCAGTTTGCAAT CTCTTTGTCGCCCACAACCAACCCCCTAATGAAGCCTACGACGGCTGTGCCCTCACTGGTATTGACCTGGGCAATCATCGATATCTCAGCAACTTAG GATCGATACTACTGGCATTCATATCCATCTTAGTATCGCTCTTTCTATTATGGCGATCGGAACGGAAACAGGCCGCGGTTGGGCGAAG GGAAATGCAATTGTTCCTTCTTGGCTTCATTATCATCGAGATCTGCGAGATCTTCACCGTGGGCGGTTTCCCTCTTGACAGCACGGTGCTGAAG GGGTTTACGGCAGTTCATATCGCTGCGATCACCGCGACATGCTGGATCCTCTTCTTGAACGCTCTTGTCGGGTTTCAGTTCCTTGACGACGGTACACCTGTTTCGGTCGGTCTCTGTGTTGCTTCTGCCCTGGTGTTCTTCATCGGTACCGGTTATATCGCCCTAGATACTGCTTTCGACTGGACCGGAGAGTTTGCGATGACCCCATCTGATCACTATCGAAATATCGCACTCTACGTACTGTATCAGCTCTTCcccctcgtcctcctcgtgGCATTCTTCGTTCTGGAATCTGTCTTGGTGATCCGGGTCCTGGGCGAGTTCCGACCAATGT TGTATCTGTCTGCCGCGGGTCTGTTGTTCGCCATTGGCCAAATCTTCAACTACGTGATCAGCACCCATCTCTGCCAGGCGTCGCATGGAAAAATCAACGGCGCCTTATTCGAGACATTGTTCACCCTCTTGTCGGTCGTTATGGTCTGGATCTTCTGGAGCAGTATAACGGAAGATGACTGGCCGATGCCGATGGCTGTAGGCACCGGCTACAACTAA